In Gopherus flavomarginatus isolate rGopFla2 chromosome 1, rGopFla2.mat.asm, whole genome shotgun sequence, a single genomic region encodes these proteins:
- the ELK3 gene encoding ETS domain-containing protein Elk-3, producing MEYVEKGQMMVKEGDLSRRELRKRTVQGEEQVKRTALLNIIKKVIGQKFVYKFVSFPEILKMDPHAVEISRESLLLQDSECKMLSEGRDQHKHNVSALKSTSRNEYIHSGLYSSFTINSLQNQPDTHKPIKTEKLEEKSEGNTPVEEVRTVIRFVTNKTDKQVMRPIVSLPSTSEAAAGSAFLASSVSAKISSLMLPTTASISSNTSPSSSRSPSLSPHSPLPSDHRSLFLESSCHDSDSLEPLNLSSGSKTKFPSLPPKAKKPKGLEISAPPMVLSSTDIGSIALNSPALPSGSLTPAFFTAQTPNGLLLTPSPLLSSIHFWSSLSPVAPLSPARLQGPNTLFQFPTLLNGHIPVPIPSLDGASSPVLLSPNAQKS from the exons ATGGAGTATGTAGAAAAAGGCCAGATGATGGTCAAAGAGGGGGAtctcagcaggagagagctcagaAAAAGAACAGTACAGGGTGAAGAGCAAGTCAAGCGAACGGCTCTGTTG AACATCATCAAGAAAGTGATTGGACAGAAGTTTGTGTACAAGTTTGTCTCCTTTCCTGAGATTTTGAAAATGGATCCTCATGCTGTGGAAATCAGCAGAGAGAGCCTCTTGCTGCAGGACAGCGAGTGTAAGATGCTTTCCGAGGGGAGAGACCAGCACAAGCACAATGTGTCGGCTCTGAAAAGCACAAGCCGTAATGAATATATCCATTCTGGGCTGTACTCTTCTTTCACCATCAACTCCCTGCAGAACCAGCCAGACACTCACAAGCCAATCAAAACAGAAAAACTGGAGGAGAAGTCGGAAGGAAACACACCGGTGGAAGAAGTCAGGACTGTTATAAGATTTGTGACAAACAAAACAGACAAGCAAGTGATGAGGCCTATTGTGTCCTTGCCATCGACGTCTGAAGCAGCAGCTGGCTCTGCTTTTCTCGCCTCTTCAGTGTCAGCTAAAATATCTTCTTTAATGTTGCCTACCACAGCCAGCATTTCATCTAATACTTCGCCGTCTTCATCACGGTCTCCATCTCTGTCTCCTCACTCACCCCTTCCTTCAGATCACAGAAGCCTCTTTCTTGAGTCCAGTTGCCATGACTCAGATTCTCTTGAGCCTCTGAACCTTTCCTCAGGTTCCAAGACGAAATTTCCATCTCTTCCCCCAAAGGCTAAAAAACCCAAAGGCTTGGAAATCTCAGCACCGCCCATGGTTCTTTCCAGCACCGATATCGGTTCCATCGCCCTCAACAGCCCAGCACTTCCTTCGGGATCCCTGACTCCAGCGTTCTTTACTGCACAG ACCCCAAATGGATTACTGTTGACCCCAAGTCCACTGCTGTCTAGCATTCACTTTTGGAGCAGCCTTAGTCCTGTAGCTCCTTTGAGTCCTGCCAGGCTGCAAGGACCAAACACCTTGTTCCAG